A window of the Microbacterium sp. LWH13-1.2 genome harbors these coding sequences:
- a CDS encoding DUF5684 domain-containing protein produces MIAPVDTGYATMLIIVGVLGVLIGIAIYVWYAYALSRLFPRIDGEGWKGWVPILNEAEILARGGVPAWSVVFYFIPIVQLYGIYLKVVATHRINQRFGRGAGMTVLAILLPPVWATVLAWGAPPYPEGDRLAALQPGPRRTSQPAAAPARDASGYTIPSLAPHAQSQPDAPALIFPDYAAPPRATETSESAASVAPAAPSAWGAPPQPPSAPASAPGAPVGPPPVPGAQSPSYPPTGGQSPNIGAPAASFAPPASQAAPQPPAPVASPQPAAPQPPAPQPPAPQPPAPQFAAPPAAPVASSAPHPPAPVEAHPTTGIMAAMGGEPVAPQPSAPVAAPQPPAAPQPPAPFEDAPAAPTADPQRVVRPAPPSFRDGASDLEPQAPVIRPAPSAAADSPETPAAPVVPAPVDPAPVDPAPVDPAHAAAPSAAPMPLGGLVADVDKTVVTPRPAEIDVDDFDATVVVARKRGIRRSLVLDDGRTFSLSGASVVIGRNPIGEPGEQRLAISDTTRTLSKTHARLVVHDDEWRLTDLHATNGVVVVEENGTETLLDPGESVTGNGRFILGEVGMHVIAERDS; encoded by the coding sequence ATGATCGCGCCCGTGGATACCGGCTACGCGACGATGCTCATCATCGTGGGCGTTCTCGGTGTGCTCATCGGCATCGCCATCTACGTCTGGTACGCGTATGCGCTCTCGCGCCTGTTCCCGCGTATCGACGGCGAGGGGTGGAAGGGCTGGGTCCCGATCCTCAACGAGGCCGAGATCCTCGCGCGAGGTGGGGTCCCCGCCTGGTCGGTCGTGTTCTACTTCATCCCGATAGTGCAGCTGTACGGCATCTACCTCAAGGTCGTCGCGACCCACCGCATCAACCAGCGGTTCGGGCGGGGCGCCGGCATGACGGTGCTCGCGATCCTGCTTCCGCCTGTGTGGGCGACCGTGCTCGCCTGGGGCGCCCCGCCCTACCCCGAGGGCGACCGCCTGGCCGCTCTGCAGCCCGGGCCGCGTCGCACCTCTCAGCCCGCTGCGGCGCCCGCTCGTGATGCGTCGGGCTACACGATCCCGTCGCTCGCGCCGCACGCTCAGAGCCAACCGGATGCTCCCGCGCTCATCTTCCCCGACTATGCGGCCCCGCCTCGAGCGACCGAGACGTCGGAGTCGGCGGCGTCCGTCGCGCCCGCTGCACCGTCCGCATGGGGCGCGCCGCCGCAGCCGCCATCCGCTCCGGCGTCGGCACCGGGCGCGCCGGTCGGCCCGCCGCCCGTTCCCGGCGCTCAGTCTCCGTCGTACCCGCCCACCGGGGGGCAGTCGCCGAACATCGGAGCGCCTGCCGCGTCGTTCGCTCCGCCCGCATCACAGGCCGCACCGCAGCCGCCCGCCCCGGTGGCGTCGCCGCAGCCTGCGGCACCACAGCCTCCGGCGCCGCAGCCTCCGGCGCCGCAGCCTCCGGCGCCGCAGTTCGCCGCGCCGCCGGCCGCGCCGGTGGCGTCATCCGCTCCCCACCCGCCCGCTCCTGTCGAGGCGCACCCGACGACCGGGATCATGGCCGCGATGGGCGGAGAGCCGGTGGCCCCGCAGCCATCCGCGCCCGTCGCCGCGCCGCAGCCTCCTGCCGCGCCGCAGCCGCCCGCTCCGTTCGAGGACGCGCCCGCCGCGCCGACCGCCGACCCGCAGCGTGTCGTACGACCCGCCCCGCCGTCCTTCCGCGACGGTGCCTCCGACCTCGAGCCGCAGGCGCCCGTCATCCGTCCGGCGCCGTCCGCGGCAGCGGACTCGCCCGAGACGCCGGCGGCGCCGGTGGTGCCCGCCCCCGTCGACCCCGCCCCCGTCGACCCTGCGCCGGTCGACCCCGCGCATGCTGCCGCGCCCTCGGCCGCTCCGATGCCGCTCGGCGGACTCGTCGCCGACGTCGACAAGACGGTCGTCACTCCGCGTCCGGCAGAGATCGACGTCGACGACTTCGATGCCACGGTGGTCGTTGCGCGCAAGCGCGGCATCCGTCGTTCGCTCGTGCTCGACGACGGTCGCACCTTCTCGCTCTCGGGCGCGAGCGTCGTGATCGGTCGCAATCCGATCGGCGAACCGGGCGAGCAGCGACTCGCCATCTCCGACACCACACGCACGTTGTCGAAGACGCATGCGCGCCTCGTCGTGCACGACGACGAGTGGCGCCTCACCGATCTGCACGCCACGAACGGCGTGGTCGTGGTCGAGGAGAACGGCACGGAGACCCTGCTGGACCCCGGCGAGAGCGTCACCGGCAACGGGCGCTTCATCCTCGGCGAAGTGGGCATGCACGTCATCGCGGAGCGCGATTCGTGA
- a CDS encoding protein phosphatase 2C domain-containing protein, translated as MTLSSVVLNVASLTDTGLKRASNEDSVLVASPVFLVADGMGGHEAGDRASAAVVEAFEPLRGRTVEVADIGEALSHAAAVVEDISAEHKRGAGSTVTGVALVEHDGAPHWLVFNVGDSRVYRHHGNDLAQLTIDHSLGQELVDAGELRPEDLASFSQRNVITRAIGAPDSTADSWLLPVVDGERLLLCSDGLSGEVSDEAIRATLTMNGRPETAAAALVSRALKAGGRDNVSVVVIDVVAGGARTRPDDSTAGRIAASASLTDSMLEGTTIPVRAR; from the coding sequence GTGACTCTCTCTTCGGTGGTCCTCAACGTCGCGTCACTGACCGACACCGGTCTCAAGCGCGCCTCGAACGAGGATTCGGTGCTCGTCGCCTCGCCGGTCTTCCTGGTGGCCGACGGCATGGGCGGGCACGAGGCCGGCGATCGGGCCAGCGCTGCGGTGGTCGAGGCCTTCGAACCGTTGCGAGGACGCACAGTCGAGGTCGCCGACATCGGCGAAGCCCTGAGCCATGCTGCGGCCGTGGTCGAGGACATCTCCGCCGAGCACAAGCGCGGGGCGGGCAGCACCGTCACGGGCGTCGCACTCGTCGAGCACGACGGTGCACCGCACTGGCTCGTGTTCAACGTCGGCGACTCGCGCGTCTATCGGCACCACGGCAACGACCTGGCCCAGCTGACGATCGACCACTCGCTGGGTCAGGAGCTCGTGGATGCCGGGGAGCTGCGCCCCGAAGACCTCGCGTCGTTCTCGCAGCGCAACGTCATCACGCGGGCCATCGGGGCACCGGACAGCACGGCCGACAGCTGGCTGCTTCCCGTGGTCGACGGCGAGCGGCTGCTGCTCTGCTCCGACGGACTGAGTGGCGAGGTCAGCGATGAGGCCATCCGGGCGACCCTGACGATGAACGGACGCCCCGAGACCGCCGCCGCGGCGCTGGTGAGTCGCGCGCTCAAGGCGGGCGGCCGCGACAACGTCTCGGTCGTCGTGATCGACGTGGTCGCCGGGGGCGCGCGCACGCGACCCGACGACAGCACGGCCGGCCGCATCGCGGCATCCGCTTCTCTGACCGACTCGATGCTCGAGGGCACGACGATCCCGGTGCGGGCGCGATGA
- a CDS encoding S8 family serine peptidase, whose translation MRRRSAALASVMIGAAMLGAPSTALASTAPSSSIVSTATAGQACTPGTVVFSPEAPIALAELGAEEANRLATGKGIVVAIVDSGIDASNPHLAGVVIGGVDLVGDGERADGMSDTTGHGTAIAGQIAAQPVPGSGVVGLAPDARLLSVRAFRSTQQQDVDKGYGPTSQRLADGIHWAADNGADIINVSMSQDSDTAELRAAVEHAAAVGALVVASGGNRASDADAADAARYPAAYEQALGVSAADSNGRATESSIHGPQVDVTAPGGNVLTAAAGGGDCIFAGDAPASSYATGYASAAAALVAEAHPEDPPAGWAYRLTATGLRADADNRDDVNGWGFIQPFAAIELLPDETTRGPVSPYFDTTESAARPPVATVDPDHGASPFLLTREAALFTAIGGASLLGVLGILIVLRRRREAPVDDPGEAEREGGLLHTPDTGAESVG comes from the coding sequence ATGCGTCGTCGCAGCGCAGCCCTCGCGTCCGTCATGATCGGCGCCGCGATGCTCGGCGCACCGTCGACGGCGCTGGCGTCGACCGCCCCCTCGTCGTCGATCGTGTCGACCGCGACCGCGGGGCAGGCGTGCACCCCGGGCACCGTGGTCTTCAGCCCCGAGGCTCCGATCGCTCTGGCTGAGCTCGGCGCCGAAGAAGCGAACCGGCTCGCCACGGGCAAGGGCATCGTCGTCGCGATCGTCGACTCGGGGATCGACGCGAGCAATCCGCACCTCGCCGGTGTCGTGATCGGCGGCGTCGATCTCGTCGGCGACGGCGAGCGCGCCGACGGCATGAGCGACACGACCGGTCACGGCACCGCGATCGCAGGTCAGATCGCAGCGCAGCCCGTCCCGGGCTCGGGCGTGGTCGGGCTCGCACCCGACGCGCGGCTGCTGTCGGTGCGGGCATTCCGCAGCACCCAGCAGCAGGACGTCGACAAGGGCTACGGCCCGACCTCGCAGCGCCTCGCAGACGGCATCCACTGGGCGGCGGACAACGGCGCCGACATCATCAACGTCTCGATGTCGCAGGACAGCGACACCGCCGAGCTCCGTGCCGCCGTCGAGCACGCTGCCGCGGTCGGAGCCCTGGTCGTGGCGAGCGGCGGCAACCGGGCATCGGACGCGGACGCGGCGGACGCCGCCCGGTATCCCGCAGCCTACGAACAGGCGCTCGGGGTCAGCGCGGCCGACAGCAACGGCCGAGCCACCGAGAGCTCGATCCACGGCCCCCAGGTCGATGTGACGGCTCCCGGTGGCAACGTGCTGACGGCGGCGGCCGGCGGCGGGGACTGCATCTTCGCCGGCGACGCCCCGGCATCGAGCTACGCCACCGGATACGCCAGCGCTGCGGCGGCCCTCGTCGCCGAGGCGCACCCCGAGGATCCTCCGGCAGGATGGGCCTATCGGCTCACCGCGACGGGGCTGCGAGCAGACGCCGACAACCGCGACGACGTGAACGGATGGGGCTTCATCCAGCCGTTCGCCGCGATCGAACTGCTCCCCGACGAGACCACGCGGGGACCGGTGAGCCCGTACTTCGACACCACCGAGAGCGCGGCACGACCGCCCGTCGCCACGGTGGACCCCGACCACGGAGCCTCGCCGTTCCTCCTCACGCGTGAAGCGGCGCTGTTCACCGCGATCGGCGGAGCGAGCCTGCTCGGTGTGCTCGGCATCCTCATCGTGCTGCGACGCCGCAGAGAGGCACCCGTCGACGATCCAGGAGAGGCCGAGCGCGAGGGCGGACTGCTGCACACGCCGGACACAGGCGCCGAGTCCGTCGGCTGA
- the eccB gene encoding type VII secretion protein EccB yields the protein MATKKDLIEAQGFSRRRLLSAFTGGAPGGKELDPAKPLRAVVAGVALTVGVILVGVFWGIMQPGLPGDWQNNRLIVATDTGARYVSVDGTLYPVINTASARLLIPSGEFKVVRTDQAALDGIPVGPAIGILGAPDDLPAPNALINSSWTACVDDAEGAAVSLSTSPVADVSTGTGAVVERGDELFVIADGLRYAVSADDANAVLRAVGLGTSDILEVDGRWLNLFESGEELEPIRLNAMGAPVPDTDLTAGTIVHTQGTPADERYVALATGELARLSPLAYQLYLLGSGQEASEKEVSPAETGDVPTVSYIGGEDWPTLPLKPLAAGESPCAVLTDDAHTVLGGTTTALPEERSTVDVKVGGGALVQVSAASDDAVGMAVLIDESGTAYAIPGAVAEQSAEDAASGPIAQLGYSPDDVGRVSDAWLEFFAAGPALTTEAARESPGSGTN from the coding sequence ATGGCGACCAAGAAGGATCTGATCGAGGCGCAGGGCTTCAGCCGGCGTCGACTGCTCTCGGCGTTCACCGGAGGCGCCCCCGGCGGCAAGGAGCTCGACCCCGCGAAGCCGTTGCGCGCTGTCGTGGCCGGCGTCGCGCTCACGGTCGGCGTCATCCTCGTCGGGGTGTTCTGGGGCATCATGCAGCCGGGGCTTCCGGGCGACTGGCAGAACAACCGGCTCATCGTGGCCACCGACACCGGGGCCCGCTACGTCTCGGTCGACGGCACGCTCTACCCGGTGATCAACACCGCCAGCGCACGCCTGCTGATCCCCTCCGGCGAGTTCAAGGTGGTGCGCACCGACCAGGCCGCGCTCGACGGGATCCCTGTCGGGCCCGCGATCGGAATTCTCGGCGCCCCCGACGACCTCCCGGCACCGAACGCTCTGATCAACTCCTCGTGGACCGCATGCGTCGACGACGCCGAAGGCGCCGCCGTCTCCCTGTCGACCTCCCCCGTCGCCGACGTATCGACGGGCACGGGAGCGGTGGTCGAGCGCGGCGACGAGCTCTTCGTGATCGCCGACGGCCTGCGCTACGCGGTGTCGGCCGATGACGCGAACGCCGTGCTCCGCGCGGTCGGCCTCGGCACCAGCGACATCCTCGAGGTCGACGGCCGCTGGCTCAACCTCTTCGAGTCCGGCGAGGAGCTCGAGCCGATCAGGCTCAACGCCATGGGCGCCCCCGTGCCCGACACGGACCTCACGGCGGGGACCATCGTGCACACGCAGGGCACCCCCGCCGATGAGCGCTATGTGGCTCTCGCGACCGGCGAGCTCGCACGCCTCAGCCCCCTCGCCTACCAGCTCTACCTCCTCGGCAGCGGCCAGGAGGCGTCTGAGAAAGAGGTGTCTCCCGCGGAGACCGGAGACGTGCCGACGGTGTCGTACATCGGAGGCGAGGACTGGCCCACTCTGCCGCTGAAGCCTCTCGCGGCAGGCGAGTCTCCGTGTGCCGTGCTCACCGACGACGCTCACACCGTGCTCGGAGGGACCACCACCGCACTGCCCGAAGAGCGCTCCACGGTCGACGTCAAGGTGGGTGGCGGAGCTCTCGTTCAGGTCAGCGCCGCATCGGACGACGCGGTCGGCATGGCCGTGCTGATCGACGAATCCGGCACGGCCTACGCGATCCCCGGGGCTGTCGCCGAGCAGAGCGCAGAAGATGCCGCGAGCGGCCCGATCGCGCAGCTCGGCTACTCACCCGACGATGTGGGACGAGTCTCGGACGCGTGGCTCGAGTTCTTCGCCGCGGGGCCCGCCCTGACCACCGAAGCCGCGAGAGAGTCGCCCGGCTCCGGGACGAACTGA